A DNA window from Stutzerimonas stutzeri contains the following coding sequences:
- a CDS encoding GNAT family N-acetyltransferase has translation MFTLAHLDTPPPESLKSQVLQMVVDYLGDISPVSLQPSNPLYQLYQYVVGFEVHRYLDSMDGAQAGKPELIMALDADDPAVLLGFALYLPFVDDPEACTLVYLAVDAGHRRQGIGRAMVEAMVTRYSHAEVACVAGKVPYFNALGFQALAARGPQVVMNTRNEASNGAVAVQDLEPIFQSKEVRQIYSYLVQQNGRKAMSEAEKRRDRLLDQLARQAQDVVQNSTARRLH, from the coding sequence ATGTTCACCCTCGCCCACCTGGACACCCCGCCGCCGGAATCGCTGAAAAGCCAGGTGTTACAGATGGTGGTGGACTATCTCGGCGACATCAGCCCGGTCTCGCTGCAGCCCAGCAACCCGCTGTATCAGCTGTATCAGTACGTGGTGGGTTTCGAGGTACACCGCTATCTGGACAGCATGGACGGCGCGCAGGCCGGCAAGCCGGAGCTGATCATGGCGCTGGATGCTGACGACCCGGCGGTGCTGCTCGGCTTCGCGCTGTACCTGCCCTTTGTGGATGATCCCGAAGCCTGCACGCTGGTCTATCTGGCGGTGGACGCCGGCCATCGCCGCCAGGGCATCGGCCGAGCCATGGTCGAGGCGATGGTGACGCGCTATTCCCATGCCGAGGTGGCATGCGTGGCCGGCAAGGTGCCGTACTTCAATGCTCTGGGCTTTCAGGCATTGGCAGCACGTGGCCCGCAGGTGGTGATGAATACGCGAAACGAGGCTTCAAATGGCGCGGTGGCGGTGCAGGATCTGGAGCCGATCTTCCAGTCCAAGGAAGTCCGGCAGATCTACAGCTACCTGGTGCAGCAGAACGGCCGCAAGGCCATGAGCGAGGCGGAGAAACGACGCGACCGTCTGCTCGATCAATTGGCGCGCCAGGCGCAGGACGTGGTGCAGAACTCGACTGCGCGACGGTTGCATTAA
- a CDS encoding MarR family winged helix-turn-helix transcriptional regulator, translating into MIDRAQLAVEQWQQQRPDLDTLPMRVIGRLGEAAQVLNRDVLQPFFDEHRLHFGEFDVLATLRRAGAPHALSPTALYEAAMISSGGMTNRLDRLERAGLIERKPNPEDRRSTLVALTEAGFTLIEGLMTAHVENEKRALATLSRDEQEQLDQLLGKWLAGR; encoded by the coding sequence GTGATCGATAGAGCTCAACTCGCCGTTGAACAATGGCAACAGCAGCGGCCGGACCTGGACACCTTGCCCATGCGCGTGATTGGTCGGCTGGGCGAGGCGGCGCAGGTGCTCAACCGGGACGTGCTGCAACCATTCTTTGATGAGCATCGTTTGCACTTCGGCGAGTTCGACGTGCTCGCGACCTTGCGCCGCGCCGGCGCGCCACATGCCTTGAGCCCGACCGCGCTCTATGAGGCGGCGATGATTTCGTCAGGCGGCATGACCAACCGGCTCGACCGCCTCGAGCGTGCCGGGTTGATCGAGCGCAAGCCGAACCCGGAAGACCGCCGTAGCACCTTGGTCGCACTGACTGAAGCCGGCTTCACCCTGATTGAAGGCTTGATGACCGCCCACGTCGAAAACGAGAAAAGAGCGCTCGCCACGCTCAGCCGTGACGAACAGGAACAACTCGACCAGCTATTGGGCAAGTGGCTGGCGGGGCGCTAG
- a CDS encoding RNA methyltransferase, whose protein sequence is MSNKRYACIGLSNPKSPSNVGAIMRAAGCYGAASVFYTGTRYDRAKDFVTDTKKVHQDIPLINIDDLRKILPLGCVPVAVELVEGARALPEYTHPDRALYIFGAEDGSLSKEIRDWCEDVVYIPTKGCMNLAATVNVVLYDRLAKGNNTRSGPQF, encoded by the coding sequence GTGAGCAACAAACGATATGCCTGCATCGGCCTGAGCAACCCGAAATCGCCATCCAACGTGGGGGCGATCATGCGTGCCGCAGGCTGCTATGGCGCCGCTTCGGTGTTCTACACCGGCACCCGTTACGACCGCGCCAAGGACTTCGTCACCGACACCAAGAAGGTCCACCAGGACATTCCGCTGATCAACATCGACGACCTGCGCAAGATCCTCCCGCTCGGCTGCGTGCCGGTTGCGGTGGAGCTGGTGGAAGGCGCCCGCGCCCTGCCTGAGTACACCCACCCTGACCGCGCGCTGTACATCTTCGGTGCCGAGGACGGCTCGCTGAGCAAGGAGATTCGCGACTGGTGCGAGGACGTGGTCTATATCCCCACCAAGGGCTGCATGAATCTCGCCGCGACGGTCAATGTGGTGCTGTACGACCGGCTGGCCAAGGGCAACAACACGCGCTCCGGGCCGCAGTTCTGA
- a CDS encoding SDR family oxidoreductase, protein MTNQALVVGSSGIVGSALSRLLADEGWAVAGLARRPNAEAGITPISADLLDPTALASALAGVSPTHIFLTTWARQASEAENIRVNAQMIRNVLEAVRPSGTVRHVALVTGLKHYLGPFEAYGKGTLPQTPFREEQGRLDVENFYYAQEDEVFAAARRDGFTWSVHRPHTVSGVAVGNAMNMATTLAVYASICRHTGRPFRFPGSEVQWNSLTDMTDAGQLAKQLRWAATTPAAANQAFNIVNGDVFRWKWMWSRIAEWFGIEAAPFEGPTPLEQQMTGDAAIWSEMSKQFGLAEADIGKLISPWHTDADLGRPIEVVTDMSKSRKLGFLDYQASDEAFFEVFAKLRASKLIP, encoded by the coding sequence ATGACAAATCAAGCACTGGTAGTCGGCTCGAGTGGCATCGTTGGTAGCGCGCTGTCGCGGCTGCTGGCTGATGAGGGCTGGGCCGTCGCTGGCCTGGCACGACGGCCAAACGCCGAGGCCGGGATCACCCCGATCAGCGCGGACCTGCTGGACCCGACGGCGCTCGCCTCGGCGCTGGCCGGCGTTTCGCCCACCCACATCTTCCTGACGACCTGGGCTCGCCAGGCCAGTGAGGCGGAGAATATCCGCGTCAATGCGCAGATGATACGCAACGTGCTCGAAGCCGTTCGGCCGTCTGGCACGGTTCGCCATGTTGCTCTGGTCACCGGGCTCAAGCATTACCTTGGCCCGTTTGAGGCCTATGGAAAAGGCACGTTGCCGCAAACGCCGTTCCGTGAAGAACAGGGGCGACTGGACGTCGAGAACTTCTATTACGCGCAGGAAGACGAAGTGTTCGCCGCCGCGCGGCGCGATGGCTTCACCTGGAGCGTGCATCGGCCACACACCGTCAGCGGCGTTGCGGTAGGTAATGCGATGAATATGGCCACCACGCTGGCTGTGTACGCTTCCATCTGCCGCCACACGGGTCGCCCCTTCCGCTTTCCGGGCTCCGAGGTGCAATGGAACAGCCTGACGGACATGACCGACGCCGGTCAGCTCGCCAAGCAGTTGCGCTGGGCTGCGACCACGCCGGCAGCGGCCAACCAGGCCTTCAATATCGTCAATGGCGACGTGTTCCGCTGGAAGTGGATGTGGTCGCGGATTGCCGAGTGGTTCGGAATCGAAGCAGCGCCGTTCGAAGGGCCGACGCCGCTGGAGCAGCAGATGACGGGTGACGCGGCAATCTGGAGCGAAATGTCGAAGCAGTTCGGTTTGGCCGAAGCGGACATTGGCAAACTCATTTCGCCGTGGCACACCGATGCCGATCTGGGCCGCCCGATCGAGGTGGTGACCGACATGTCGAAAAGCCGCAAGCTCGGCTTTCTGGATTACCAGGCCAGCGACGAGGCGTTCTTCGAAGTATTTGCCAAGCTGCGGGCGAGCAAGCTCATTCCCTGA
- the katG gene encoding catalase/peroxidase HPI, translated as MNEETGEKAGGGCPFGHGAGAPRKRPSNRDWWPEALSLTSLNQHSPRSNPYGGDFDYAAAFKSLDLDAVIADLHQVMTDSQDWWPADFGHYGGLFIRLAWHSAGTYRITDGRGGAGGGQQRFAPLNSWPDNASLDKARRLLWPIKQKYGRKLSWADLYVLTGNVALESMGFKTFGFAGGRADTWEPEELFWGPEGTWLGDERYSGERQLHPGLGAVQMGLIYVNPEGPNGNPDPKASAIDIRETFARMAMNDYETVALIAGGHTFGKTHGAGDPSLMGPDPEGAVIEDQGLGWRSRFQTGVGADAITSGLEVIWSQTPTQWSNYFFENLFNFEWELTKSPAGAHQWEAKDAPEIIPDPFDPNKKRKPTMLTSDLALRFDPIYEKISRHFLENPDEFADAFAKTWFKLTHRDMGPIARYLGPLVPKETQIWQDPIPERDHPVIDEADIAALKQKLLGMGFSVSELVSVAWGSASTYRGSDKRGGANGARIRFAPQKDWETNNPALLARVLQKLTNIQTEFNASATGGKKVSMADLIVLAGCAAIEKAAQDGGVTITVPFTPGRMDALEEWTDGPSFEALRPVADGFRNYYHESHFMAPEEALVDKAHLLRLSAPEMTVLVGGMRVLGTNADGGQEGVFTNRVGTLSNDFFINLLSMQNEWVATEHKNRFQGLDRKTRQSTWTATRVDLIFGAQSELRAQAEVYGMADGNEKFVQDFVKAWDKVMNVDRLDIGKPADNFSQKLSA; from the coding sequence ATGAACGAAGAGACTGGCGAAAAAGCGGGCGGTGGTTGCCCATTCGGTCATGGCGCTGGCGCGCCCCGCAAACGCCCGAGCAATCGGGACTGGTGGCCTGAAGCGCTGAGCCTCACATCGCTTAACCAGCACTCACCCCGATCCAATCCATACGGCGGCGATTTCGACTATGCCGCTGCATTCAAGTCACTCGACCTCGACGCGGTGATCGCCGACCTTCACCAAGTGATGACCGACTCCCAAGACTGGTGGCCAGCCGATTTTGGCCATTACGGCGGACTGTTCATTCGTCTGGCCTGGCACAGCGCCGGAACCTACCGCATCACCGATGGCCGCGGCGGCGCTGGTGGCGGTCAGCAGCGTTTCGCACCGCTCAACAGCTGGCCGGACAACGCCTCGCTGGACAAGGCGCGGCGCCTGCTCTGGCCGATCAAACAGAAATACGGACGCAAACTGTCGTGGGCGGACCTCTACGTGCTCACGGGCAACGTGGCGCTGGAGTCCATGGGCTTCAAGACCTTCGGTTTCGCCGGCGGCCGAGCGGATACCTGGGAGCCGGAAGAACTGTTCTGGGGTCCCGAGGGCACCTGGCTGGGCGATGAGCGCTACAGCGGCGAGCGGCAATTGCATCCGGGGCTGGGCGCCGTGCAGATGGGGTTGATCTACGTGAACCCGGAAGGCCCCAACGGCAATCCCGACCCCAAAGCGTCGGCCATCGACATCCGCGAAACCTTCGCCCGCATGGCGATGAACGACTATGAAACCGTAGCGCTGATCGCCGGCGGCCACACCTTCGGCAAAACCCACGGCGCAGGCGACCCCTCGCTGATGGGGCCAGACCCGGAAGGCGCAGTGATCGAAGATCAGGGCCTGGGTTGGCGCAGCCGATTCCAGACGGGAGTCGGAGCCGATGCCATCACGTCCGGTCTGGAAGTCATCTGGAGCCAGACCCCGACGCAGTGGTCGAATTACTTCTTCGAAAACCTGTTCAACTTCGAGTGGGAGCTGACCAAGAGCCCGGCCGGCGCGCATCAGTGGGAAGCCAAGGACGCACCGGAAATCATTCCAGACCCGTTCGACCCCAACAAAAAACGCAAGCCGACCATGCTCACCTCTGACCTGGCGCTGCGTTTCGACCCGATCTACGAAAAGATCTCCCGCCACTTCCTCGAGAACCCGGACGAGTTCGCCGATGCCTTCGCCAAGACGTGGTTCAAGCTCACCCACCGCGACATGGGCCCGATTGCCCGCTACCTGGGGCCGCTGGTGCCGAAGGAAACGCAGATATGGCAGGATCCGATCCCCGAGCGCGACCACCCGGTAATTGATGAAGCGGACATCGCCGCGCTGAAGCAGAAGCTGCTGGGCATGGGCTTCTCCGTCTCCGAACTGGTGTCGGTGGCCTGGGGCTCGGCGTCGACCTATCGCGGCTCGGACAAGCGCGGCGGGGCCAACGGCGCACGTATCCGCTTCGCGCCGCAAAAGGATTGGGAAACAAATAACCCGGCCCTGTTGGCCCGCGTGCTGCAAAAACTGACCAACATCCAAACCGAGTTCAATGCTTCGGCCACCGGTGGCAAGAAGGTCTCCATGGCCGACTTGATCGTGCTCGCCGGCTGCGCCGCCATCGAGAAAGCGGCGCAGGACGGTGGCGTGACCATCACCGTGCCTTTCACGCCAGGGCGGATGGATGCGCTTGAAGAGTGGACCGACGGCCCCTCGTTCGAAGCGCTGCGACCGGTCGCCGATGGTTTCCGCAACTACTACCACGAGTCCCACTTTATGGCGCCCGAGGAAGCGCTGGTCGATAAGGCCCACTTGCTGCGCCTGAGCGCACCGGAAATGACCGTACTGGTCGGCGGCATGCGCGTGCTTGGCACCAACGCCGATGGCGGTCAGGAGGGCGTCTTCACCAATCGCGTGGGCACGCTTTCGAATGACTTCTTCATCAACTTGCTGAGCATGCAAAACGAGTGGGTCGCCACCGAGCACAAGAACCGCTTCCAGGGCCTCGACCGCAAAACCCGCCAGTCCACCTGGACCGCCACCCGTGTGGACCTCATCTTCGGCGCGCAGTCGGAGCTGCGTGCCCAGGCCGAGGTGTACGGCATGGCCGACGGCAACGAGAAGTTCGTGCAGGACTTCGTCAAAGCCTGGGACAAGGTGATGAACGTGGACCGACTCGATATCGGCAAGCCCGCTGACAACTTCAGCCAGAAGCTATCGGCGTAA
- a CDS encoding FMN-dependent NADH-azoreductase encodes MTHLLYLDASARPGLAGKDEHGSHSRHLTHRFVSQWAAGRAQDSIVYRDIGQNPPSFISHDWIASSFTPEERREPWMRDTLVESDQLVDELIAADVLVIGTPLYNFGMPAALKAWIDQIVRPGRTVEVDESKLPDPYVPLLADRPRHAVILTARGGIGFGPGGEMAHMNHLEPNLVTALNFIGITRIHQIAIEGQETGGEVLAASVAQALRQVDALVAELQAGLEGAHVGRVEQRQAEAV; translated from the coding sequence ATGACGCACCTTCTGTACCTCGATGCCAGCGCCCGCCCTGGTCTTGCCGGCAAGGACGAGCACGGTTCCCACAGCCGTCACCTCACCCACCGCTTCGTCAGCCAGTGGGCGGCCGGCCGCGCGCAGGACAGCATCGTCTACCGGGATATAGGCCAGAACCCGCCCTCCTTTATCAGCCATGACTGGATCGCCTCCAGCTTTACGCCGGAAGAGCGCCGTGAGCCGTGGATGCGGGACACGCTGGTGGAAAGCGACCAGCTGGTCGATGAGCTGATCGCCGCCGATGTATTGGTCATCGGTACGCCGCTCTACAACTTCGGCATGCCCGCGGCGCTCAAGGCCTGGATTGACCAGATCGTTCGCCCAGGCCGGACGGTTGAGGTCGACGAAAGCAAGCTGCCTGACCCGTACGTACCGTTGCTGGCAGACCGGCCACGGCATGCGGTCATTCTCACTGCGAGGGGCGGTATCGGCTTTGGTCCCGGTGGAGAGATGGCGCACATGAATCACCTGGAGCCGAACCTGGTGACGGCACTCAATTTCATCGGGATCACCCGTATCCACCAGATCGCCATTGAAGGCCAGGAAACCGGTGGCGAGGTATTGGCTGCTTCTGTGGCGCAGGCTTTACGTCAGGTGGATGCGTTGGTCGCAGAGCTGCAGGCAGGACTTGAGGGCGCTCATGTGGGTCGGGTCGAGCAGAGGCAGGCAGAGGCAGTTTAG
- a CDS encoding DUF2855 family protein: protein MSVIRQLQNNKKDMQQTRIQTRPIPELKPGEALLRISRLALTTNNVTYAAFGETPHLRYWDFYPTGDSERFHMPAWGFAEVVESTVDGLAKGERFYGFWPIASHVVMQPVRVSERGFYDGVEHRLELTSAYNQYQRISSDAAYRVESENYQMLLRPLFITSFMLADFLDDNAFFGARQILISSASSKTAYGTAFCLQHNPAAQLIGLTSAGNTDFVQGLGCYRQAIGYDQLASLDPSVPTLYVDFSGSADLRRQIHSHFKGALVYDCFAGSAQNHEYRETDETLAGPQPQPYFAPYQIKKRNADWGAAEVTRRFNEAQLAFIARVSDTQQPWMQVNEHVGLQAAQTLAEALIKGDINPLEGNAVVLD from the coding sequence ATGAGCGTCATCCGCCAGTTGCAGAACAACAAGAAAGACATGCAGCAGACCCGCATTCAGACCCGACCGATTCCGGAGCTGAAACCCGGCGAAGCCCTGCTGCGTATCAGCCGGCTGGCACTGACCACGAACAATGTGACCTACGCCGCGTTCGGCGAGACACCTCACCTGCGCTATTGGGACTTCTACCCGACCGGCGATAGCGAGCGGTTCCACATGCCGGCGTGGGGCTTCGCCGAAGTCGTGGAGAGCACTGTCGATGGCCTGGCGAAGGGCGAACGCTTCTATGGCTTCTGGCCGATCGCCAGCCATGTCGTCATGCAGCCCGTGCGCGTTTCCGAGCGCGGTTTCTACGACGGCGTCGAACATCGACTTGAACTCACATCGGCCTACAACCAGTACCAGCGCATCAGCAGCGACGCCGCCTATCGTGTCGAGAGCGAAAACTACCAGATGCTGCTGCGGCCGCTGTTCATCACCTCGTTCATGCTGGCCGACTTCCTCGACGACAACGCGTTCTTCGGTGCGCGCCAGATCCTGATCTCCAGCGCCTCGAGCAAGACGGCGTATGGCACAGCGTTCTGCCTGCAGCACAACCCGGCCGCGCAGCTGATCGGCCTGACCTCCGCCGGCAACACCGACTTCGTGCAAGGCCTGGGTTGCTACCGCCAGGCAATTGGCTACGACCAGCTCGCGTCGCTGGACCCGAGCGTGCCTACGCTCTACGTCGACTTCTCCGGCAGCGCCGACCTACGCCGGCAAATCCACAGCCATTTCAAGGGTGCCCTGGTGTACGACTGCTTCGCCGGGTCAGCCCAGAACCACGAATACCGAGAGACGGACGAAACGCTGGCCGGTCCACAACCACAGCCCTATTTCGCGCCCTATCAGATCAAGAAACGCAACGCCGACTGGGGCGCCGCCGAGGTGACCCGCCGCTTCAACGAGGCGCAACTGGCCTTTATCGCCCGGGTAAGCGATACGCAGCAGCCATGGATGCAGGTGAACGAGCACGTAGGGCTGCAAGCGGCACAGACGCTGGCCGAAGCCCTGATAAAAGGTGATATCAACCCGCTGGAGGGCAACGCCGTGGTCCTCGACTGA
- the gcvA gene encoding transcriptional regulator GcvA has product MAHRWLPSLSALRAFEAAARHESAKQAAEELSVTATAISHQIRSLEESLGVALFLRKPRKLELTDQGRELQQTLEAAFDNISGAVERLSAKPCRQAITLSTTPAIAVRWLVPWVCLLRDSHPDIDLRFHTSHEPVALDGVTADIAIRYGDGRWPGLVAEKLFDNTFVPVCSPHLGLRDIAELPKHSLIHFQAQRAASAPIHWASWQKLANVPELDVSAGLVFSDETHAISAAIGAQGVALMSRQLIEDELTEGRLVQPFGPEMEGKPFHLVYPESRRDDPTVRAVREWVMAVPGGLCEVVR; this is encoded by the coding sequence ATGGCGCACCGCTGGTTACCTTCGCTTTCTGCGCTACGGGCCTTCGAAGCCGCCGCCCGGCATGAGAGTGCCAAGCAGGCCGCCGAGGAGTTGTCCGTCACCGCCACAGCGATCAGCCACCAGATTCGTTCGCTGGAGGAATCCCTCGGCGTGGCGCTGTTCCTGCGCAAACCTCGGAAACTGGAACTGACCGACCAGGGGCGGGAGCTGCAACAGACGCTGGAAGCCGCGTTCGACAACATCAGCGGGGCGGTCGAACGCCTCAGCGCGAAGCCCTGCCGCCAGGCGATTACCCTCAGCACCACACCGGCCATCGCGGTGCGCTGGCTGGTGCCCTGGGTCTGCCTACTGCGCGATTCCCATCCGGATATCGACCTGCGCTTTCACACCTCCCATGAGCCAGTCGCGCTGGATGGCGTCACGGCGGACATCGCCATCCGCTACGGCGACGGCCGCTGGCCGGGCTTGGTGGCGGAGAAGCTGTTCGACAACACCTTCGTCCCGGTCTGCAGCCCGCACCTCGGCTTGCGGGATATAGCTGAATTACCCAAGCATTCGCTGATTCACTTCCAGGCCCAGCGCGCCGCCTCCGCGCCAATCCATTGGGCTTCCTGGCAAAAACTCGCCAACGTGCCAGAGCTGGACGTCAGCGCCGGGCTGGTCTTCTCCGACGAGACCCACGCCATCTCGGCCGCCATCGGCGCGCAGGGCGTGGCGCTGATGAGCCGGCAGCTGATCGAGGATGAACTGACGGAAGGGCGACTGGTGCAGCCGTTCGGGCCGGAGATGGAGGGCAAGCCGTTTCACCTCGTATACCCGGAGAGCCGTCGGGATGATCCGACGGTTCGGGCGGTGAGGGAGTGGGTGATGGCAGTGCCGGGTGGGCTGTGTGAGGTGGTGCGTTAA
- a CDS encoding TetR/AcrR family transcriptional regulator, whose amino-acid sequence MSTRLPSAKPLKRPTQQRAKATVQAIFDTYVRIWQRDGWSRLTTRAVALEAGVAIGTLYDYFPSKHALHSGYVRYCVEQLLEVIDAQAVAPTALAWPERIRRLVRTLAGVESRLPWFHPDMLELETLVAEPKHQRRAYEDLLAAWHRVIDAATDLPVRPSAATLEALHLSVWGGRRYAMLVQLEAERMSDWANCMEQLCLDRLGGPPQPERDRS is encoded by the coding sequence ATGAGCACACGATTACCGAGCGCCAAACCGCTCAAACGGCCAACTCAGCAGCGCGCCAAGGCCACCGTTCAGGCGATTTTCGACACCTATGTTCGGATATGGCAGCGCGACGGCTGGTCGCGATTGACGACCCGTGCGGTGGCACTCGAAGCCGGCGTGGCCATCGGCACGCTGTACGACTATTTCCCCAGTAAACATGCGCTGCACTCGGGCTACGTGCGCTATTGCGTCGAGCAACTGCTGGAGGTCATCGACGCGCAAGCGGTAGCACCAACCGCGCTTGCCTGGCCCGAGCGCATCCGGAGACTGGTGCGCACCCTTGCCGGGGTCGAGTCGCGGCTGCCCTGGTTTCACCCGGATATGCTCGAGCTGGAAACGCTAGTGGCCGAGCCCAAGCATCAGCGTCGGGCCTACGAGGATCTGTTGGCCGCCTGGCATCGAGTCATCGACGCGGCGACCGATCTGCCGGTACGCCCGAGCGCTGCGACGCTGGAAGCACTGCATCTTTCGGTCTGGGGTGGCCGCCGCTACGCAATGCTGGTGCAGCTTGAAGCGGAACGCATGAGCGATTGGGCCAACTGCATGGAGCAGCTGTGCCTGGACAGGCTCGGTGGCCCACCTCAGCCTGAGCGTGATCGATCATGA
- a CDS encoding winged helix-turn-helix transcriptional regulator: MQPGSDEEQWREDCAPRRVLELFSTKWTSMILHTLHARHDGTARSGALHRSLPGISKKMLIQTLRELEASGLIERHAIDSVPPEVSYALSPLGRLMVEPIELVYDWGRQNSAALDQLQPRRTSRRRG, encoded by the coding sequence ATGCAACCCGGCTCTGATGAAGAACAATGGCGCGAAGACTGCGCGCCGAGGCGCGTACTGGAACTGTTCTCCACCAAGTGGACCAGCATGATCCTGCACACCCTGCATGCGCGACATGACGGCACCGCCCGCAGCGGCGCGTTGCATCGCAGCCTGCCCGGCATCTCCAAGAAGATGCTGATACAAACGCTCCGCGAGCTGGAGGCAAGCGGTCTGATCGAGCGCCATGCCATCGATTCAGTGCCGCCGGAGGTAAGCTATGCGCTGTCGCCGCTGGGCCGGCTGATGGTCGAGCCCATCGAACTGGTCTACGACTGGGGGAGGCAGAACTCGGCCGCCCTGGATCAACTGCAGCCAAGACGAACCTCCCGCAGACGTGGCTAG
- a CDS encoding MFS transporter: protein MLVLLVGLNLRPILAAIGPLLDEIQAATGLGSAGAGALTTLPIAAMGFCALGGAMLQAHLGERRGVALGLALVALASALRWGTPSGVGLIFTAALGGVGIALVQALIPAYIHRRHPQRTSALMGLYTTGIMGGAALAAASAAPLAERFGWASGLALWAIPALLTLLIWWNLARPPVATGRTSSRPLPLKSPHAWRLLLFFGIGTAAYTLVLAWLPPYYTGLGWSAADSGLLLGGISLAEVCAGLLLSALIGRIRQRRPLVLGVLAVVLAGLLCLALAPLALAIPTAILLGVGIGALFPLSLILAMDHARDSADAGSLLGFVQGGGYLIASLAPLGAGLLRDRLASLADAWLLMAAGIVLLMGLAFRLTAPPPVQTQPGA from the coding sequence ATGCTTGTCCTGCTGGTAGGCCTGAACCTGCGGCCTATCCTAGCGGCCATTGGGCCATTACTCGATGAAATCCAGGCAGCAACCGGCCTGGGCAGTGCCGGTGCGGGAGCGCTCACCACCTTACCGATAGCCGCCATGGGATTCTGTGCGCTGGGCGGAGCCATGTTGCAAGCGCACCTGGGCGAACGCCGTGGCGTCGCGCTCGGGCTCGCGCTGGTTGCGCTGGCCAGTGCCTTGCGCTGGGGCACGCCAAGCGGCGTAGGGCTGATCTTCACCGCTGCACTGGGCGGCGTTGGCATTGCCCTGGTGCAGGCGCTGATACCCGCCTACATCCATCGCCGCCATCCACAACGTACCAGTGCACTGATGGGGCTCTATACCACCGGCATCATGGGTGGTGCAGCGCTCGCCGCCGCCAGTGCCGCACCCTTGGCAGAGCGGTTCGGTTGGGCGAGCGGCTTGGCGTTGTGGGCCATACCGGCCCTGCTGACCTTGCTGATTTGGTGGAACCTGGCGCGCCCGCCAGTCGCCACGGGCCGAACCTCCTCCCGCCCATTGCCGTTGAAATCCCCACACGCCTGGCGGCTGTTGCTGTTCTTCGGCATTGGTACAGCTGCCTACACCCTGGTGTTGGCCTGGCTGCCGCCCTATTACACGGGGCTCGGCTGGAGCGCCGCGGACAGCGGCCTGCTGTTGGGCGGCATCAGCCTTGCCGAGGTGTGCGCGGGGTTGCTGCTCTCCGCGCTGATCGGACGGATCCGGCAGCGGCGGCCGCTGGTGCTGGGTGTGCTGGCCGTTGTGCTGGCTGGGCTGCTGTGTCTGGCACTGGCGCCGCTGGCATTGGCAATCCCGACGGCGATATTGCTGGGCGTGGGAATCGGCGCGTTGTTTCCGCTCTCGTTGATCCTGGCCATGGACCATGCACGGGACTCGGCCGACGCCGGCTCGTTGCTAGGCTTCGTTCAGGGCGGCGGCTACCTGATTGCCAGCCTGGCGCCACTCGGCGCGGGCCTGTTGCGTGACCGATTGGCAAGCCTTGCAGATGCCTGGCTGCTGATGGCCGCTGGCATCGTTCTGTTGATGGGCCTGGCGTTTCGGCTAACTGCTCCGCCGCCAGTGCAAACGCAACCGGGGGCGTAA
- a CDS encoding class I SAM-dependent DNA methyltransferase: MPGDALYTDLSGYYDLMCADIDYRAQSHCVHRLQQLFGNGGTRHLDLACGTGPHVRHFIDAGYTSGGLDINQPMLDRAAVRCPEAQFSLQDMCGFAVEQPADLITCFLYSIHYSCGLARLKACIASVHEALAAGGVFCFNAVDKRRIDNTSFVSHTARHTDDLFTFSSGWHYPGEGERQLLKLRIEKTAADQSQVWHDEHAMVAVSFTELSELLAPYFEVHVLEHDYDKLIPWDQASGNAIFACVKI, translated from the coding sequence ATGCCCGGCGATGCTCTCTATACCGACTTGTCGGGTTACTACGACCTCATGTGTGCGGACATCGACTACCGGGCGCAAAGTCACTGTGTTCATCGGTTGCAGCAGTTGTTCGGCAATGGCGGTACGAGGCATCTGGACCTCGCCTGCGGCACTGGCCCGCACGTCCGCCATTTCATCGATGCCGGCTATACCAGCGGCGGGCTCGACATCAACCAGCCAATGCTGGACAGAGCGGCGGTGCGCTGCCCGGAAGCGCAGTTTTCCCTGCAGGACATGTGTGGCTTTGCGGTCGAGCAGCCGGCCGATCTGATCACCTGCTTCCTTTACTCCATCCATTACAGCTGCGGGCTGGCAAGGCTGAAGGCGTGCATCGCCAGTGTGCATGAGGCGTTGGCTGCGGGCGGGGTGTTCTGCTTCAACGCGGTGGACAAGCGCCGCATCGACAACACGTCATTCGTCTCGCATACCGCCAGGCATACGGACGACCTGTTCACCTTCAGCTCCGGTTGGCACTACCCGGGTGAAGGCGAGCGGCAGTTGTTGAAGCTGCGAATCGAAAAAACCGCCGCTGATCAAAGCCAGGTCTGGCACGACGAACACGCGATGGTGGCGGTGAGCTTTACCGAGCTGAGCGAGCTGCTGGCGCCGTACTTCGAGGTGCATGTGCTGGAGCATGACTACGACAAGCTCATCCCCTGGGACCAGGCATCCGGGAACGCAATATTTGCCTGCGTGAAGATCTAA